Below is a genomic region from Eulemur rufifrons isolate Redbay chromosome 24, OSU_ERuf_1, whole genome shotgun sequence.
AACCCGATATTCCTACAGGATGCACAATGACACAACTCAATGTAATTCAACCCAGCATGGCCCTATGAGATTCGAACGGTCATATGACCCAAATGAACTGGCCTTACAAGACTCGTGTTGTCGTACATCTCAACACAGCTCAACTCAGCGTGGCCCTCAAAAGCTTACAGCCACATATCTCTAGACAACTCAACTGAACAGAACCTTATAAGACTCATTTGGCTATCCATTCCAACCCAACTTAACCCAATGTGACCTAGAAAGCTCACATTCTATCAAGTGACTCTTCACATTTCCACATGACTCACAAGTTCACAGAACCTAAAATAACACAGCCCTAGAAGAATCACAAAGCCACATAATTTCTAACATGTCTCAACGAAACTCAACACCATGCATGACCGCACAGTTGATCTCAACAATGCCAGGGGTGACCACCTAACTTGACCCACCATGGGCCTAGGGGACCCATAAAACCACAGAATCCTGCGCAGTGCAGTTGGACAAGACTCACCCAAACTCACAACTCAACCCAACCTAACACTGACCTAGGAAACTCACAAAATGGTATGACGAAACCTATCTCAACACCACCCCAAAAGGCCCCACGAGCTTTGCACAACTCAATGCAACATGAACCAATGGAGTCCTCCTCGACTCAACAAAACCCACTGCCATTTGCTCATACTTAAGGAGGTACCCACGGGAGTTGCCAAACCACACAACTCAAGACCCAACAAGACTCAGTGTTCTCCCGTTCATTGCCACTTAACCTAGTTCTTCCTAAACccaatcccctccccccagcctttccctccaccctgctcccctccctcccctccaaggAGGTATGAGGTCCTGCAGACCTCAACTGTCCGTCACACTTCAGTGACCAGGTGTTTCGCAGGGGGCGCCCAGAGTGGAGGTGGTAGGTCAGGCACTTCTCCATCCACCAACCCCCCCTTGGCCTTGCCCTCCAGTGTGCCACAGGGCTGTGTGTCCACATGGCTGTACATCCCAGCCTCTTCGCCCTCTGTCTCCCGGTGGTAAAAGTAGCTGAAGTTGGAGACAATGACAGGCACAGGCAGGGAAATGGTCAATACACCGGCAATGGCGCACAGAGAGCCCACTATCTTGCCACCCACAGTGACGGGTGCCATGTCTCCATAGCCAACGGTGGTCATGGTGACCACTGCCCACCAGAAGGACTCTGGGATGCTGGTGAAATGGGAGTCCACCCGGTCAACTTCGGCAAAGTAGACCGCGCTGGAAAAGAGGACCACAccgatgaagaggaagaagatgaggagGCCCAGCTCTCGCATGGAGGCCCGAAGGGTCTGGCCCAAGATCTGCAGGCCCTTTGAGTGCCGGGACAGCTTGAAGATGCGAAAGACACGCACCAATCGGATGACCCGCAGGATGGCCAGTGACATGGCCTGCTGGCCCACTCCTCGCTGCCGGGCCAGCTCAGTGCCCAGCGCCACAAAGTAGGGAAGGATGGCCACAAAATCGATGAGGTTCATCACGTTCTTGAAGAAGATCGCCTTGCTCGGGCATGCCATCAGGCGCACCAGCAGCTCAAAGGAGAACCAACAGATGCACAGCGTCTCCACCATAAAGAACGGATCGCTGAAGGGCAAGCGGGGTGAGTTTCCAGGCACAGGGCTGGAGCCATTCAGCCGAGCAGGGAACTGCAGAGAGGAAAACATTCAGggagggccaggccagggctgggacaCTGGGACAATCTTATTCGTTGTTTAAATAGCCAACTTCTCTTCATAGATGGGTCAGTAGCCACTGCCCCAAGGCCCCCAGCAACCTGGTGGTCCTAGACTCCTTCCCAGGACCCCGGGTTCATCCCTGGGTGGCTGACTTTCTGGTCTCCTGACCTGGTGGGTGGCTGGAGAGGCGGTCCCTGCCCCTTCACCGGCAGGGACTCCTGAAATGATGCTTGAGTAGGGTGCAACCTCTTCGCGCCCCCCGTGTTGATTTCCTACAAGGGGAGGGTCCTGGCCCTGGCCCCGCCTCCCGGGGCCTAGACTCTCCttgccctccccaaccccagcccggACTATATAGCTAAAGACCTTTTCTGCGGGCCAAACCCCAGGTCCCTCCGCTAACTGCCCTCAGCCTGACTTGCTTTGTGATGTTCTCCTCTTACTCTGGCCCTGGCCCCAGACCTCAGCTCACTATATTCAGGCCCTCGGGCTCACCACCTCCATCCCATCCTTCCCATTGGTCAGCGCCAGCTGCATAGATCCCGGATTCTTCAGGCTCTCCTTTATCCCCTCAGCTTTGATTTTTAatcttcctcctgccccctgcaCCAAGGGCCCTGCCCTCTGTACGCCGGGTTTCTCATTTGGGCCACCCCACCTCCTGAGAGGGCAGGTCCTCCTACTCGGATCCTCAGGCCCCGCCTCCAGCCCAGCTTTAGCAGCGAGGTCTCCGGGTAAGGCCCTGTCCCTGGGGGGCCTACCCCTTACAGCCCCTTGCCCTGCCTTATGATTGGCGAGATCCCGTAGCTTCGCCCACCTCCTCCCCAACCCCGCCCCTCTCCACCACGCCCCGCCCCTCACCGGGCCAGCTGCAGCCACTGCTGCAAGCCCAGGGTTGTCGCGGTCGTCGCGGAAGTCAGGCAGCGTCTCTAGGCAGAAGACCACGATGGAGACCAGGATGACGAGCACGGAGACGACGGCGAGCACGCGCGCGGCCTGCGAGCTCTCGGGGAACTCGAAGAGCAGCCAGAGCTGGCGCGCGAAGGCGCGGCGGGGCAGGGGGCGCTCGGGCGGCATCGGGCAGCCCTCGTCCTCGCGCAGGCGCGCCAAAGCCGCCGCGCCCAGCCCGTAaaaggccacctcctccaggaagacgTCGAGCGGCACGTGCGCCGGCCGCCGCAGCCGCCCTCCGGACTGGTAGTAGTAGAGCACCGCGTCGAAGCTGGGCCGGTGCCGGTCAAAGAAGTACTCGCGGCGCACGTCGTCATAGAAGCGGCCGCGGCGCGCTGGGTCCCCGAGCAGCGTGTCCGGGAAACGACCGAGCGTGCGCGCCCGCGTCTCGAAGCGCAGACCGGCCACATTGAGCACCACCCGTTCGCAGCAGCCGCACGGCGGCGGGCACCGCGGCTCCATGGCGCGCGCAGCCCCGGCGACCCGCGAACGGACGTGTGGCCCCGACGCCCGGCCCGGTGCGGCCCCGcctcggccgccgccgccgccgccgaccCAGCCCGGTGTCCGGTGTCCGCGCGTAAAAATAGCCCGGCAGTCCGGCCAgggcgcgggggagggggcgCCGTGACCCCGGCGGGGCAGAGGGCGGCCGGGCGCCCTCTGCCGGGGCGcccgccctgccccccagccGCCGCCGCGCTGCGCTATCCGCGTCTGCCCTTTCAGCTcccctttccctttttctctctgtcgCCTGGGATCTCGGTCCTGCGTTTCTCCAAGTTGCCGTGTATGCgtgtctcttctctttttatgAGAATCTGAGCCCTCTATTGGAGTTGCGTGTTTCCACCTTACTCTCTCCTCTTGTGTGGCTCAGCGTCTGGCTATGTCATCGCTCTGGGTCTGTCTCTTGTGGGCATGTTTCTCTGACTATATGGGTCCGTTATCTGTGAGGTTTGTCACTCTGGGGGCCTCTGTATGGGGGTTCCTGCCAGATTCTTGGTCTTGGTCTTCAGatctatgtctttattttgaCTCTTGTTTTGGGGCGTCTGTCTCTGTTTATGTCTCGTTTCCCTGatctctttgtttctcttgttCTGAATCTCTTTTCATTCATTATCTCTTAGCGTTCCATTTCTCTGACCCAGGGTTTTTCTGGGCCCCCCTTTAGTCTCTCCCTGTATCTCTGAATGGCTGGGAGTGTCTTAGGACCCCTAGAGGACTCAGGGTCTCTGGAGTCATATCTCTGGATATCTCTCTGATCATCACTCCTGATCAGCTCTGCCACTGTCCTGATGGTTGTCCTGTCCTGGGGTCGCTCTGGCAGCTGCAAACCACTGAACAAGTTCACCCACACCCCATCCTGTCTCCAGCGTCTGCACTGCGGTCTCCACCTGGATTCTCTACGAGACTTCCTGAAACCTAGCAGGGCCTGAGCTGTAGCCCTGCAAATAGTGCAAAAGGAGGCCGAAGTTGCCAGGAATGGGTGGGGAGTGGGCCGGGAAGATGCCACAGGGTCACTCTCAAGACCCAAAGGGCCTTGAGAGTGACGATGGCCTTTCAGCCACCGGTGTCTGATGACACCGCGTAAAAATAGCCCCATCGGATGGACTTGCGAGGGGGAAGAGGTGGCGGATTGGTCACCCCGGACTCCACGGAAAGGGGTCCCGGGCGCCCTCTGCTGGGGGCATGGAGAGCGACACAAAACCTTAGAACTCCATGCTAATTCTGAATTCTGGCCCTCTTTCTGCCTGCATTACTTTCTGGGATGCTATGTTTCTCTATGGATTTCTGTGACCCTCTCCCTGGATCTCTATTGTCCCTCTTTCTGGGCCTCTGTCCCTCCatctctcttgtctctgtcttttctttGCGACTCTTTGATCTCTCTGTGTTCTGTGTTCTGCTGCATGGCAGAAACTTCCATAAATCAACCCAGAGCTTCTGCGGTGACCCCAAGTCCCTTCCTTGAGTCAAAGTGGCATCACGGTGGGGTCTGGCGTTTCTGAGCGGCTCCTCTTCCAGCTCCTAATTCCAACCCAGCTTTGCACACCCTCAACCTGACCAGTTTCCCACCTTTCTGCAACCCCGCCTTTTGGGGGACAGGAAGTCATGCCTGTCAGCAGCAGCATCCCCCTCCTCTCTGAGAACTTTCTTACTCTAACTGACCCCTTGTCCTCCCAGGAGACCCCAAAGCCCTCTTTCTTGTTGCCTCCTACTACTGAGCCTGAAGGTAGGCAGGTGTCTTCCTTGCTCCCTCTTGCAACTTCCAGATAATTCTCCATCTCTTCCAGACACTCCAGCTGCTTTGAAGCTCAAGCCATTGGTGGACACCTCTTCCCATCTTTCTTTGATGAACTCATCCTGTTGCCTTTTGGCCGCTCCTGCTCATTCATGGAAGATTTTAAATCCTGGCTCCCTGTCCGTCACTGCAAAACTACTATCATAATCATAATTCTAGcaattttggccgggcgtggtggctcacgcctgtaatcctagctctctgggaggccaaaacaggaggattgcttgagcttaggagttcgacagcagcctgagcaacagcgagaccccatctctacaaaaaagaaaaagaaagaaaatgcacaaaacaacaaaacccagctGGGCTTTGCAgtgcgtgtctgtagtcccagctacctgagaggctgaggcagaaggatcgctgacagcccaggagttggagcttgcaGCGAGCTACAATCACGTCACTgcgctctacccagggcaatcaagtgagactatgtctcagcaacaacaacaaaaagttctTAGTAATTTCAGTATCCCCACAGATGATCTGTCTAAAACCTGGCCTGTACtagattttcttttccataaagaGCCACGGCCATATTTCTTGTCCCACATGGTTGTCCAGAACCTTGCCACAGCCCATCATGCGCAGTTCATGTGTCCAGCCTTTGGTGACTACTTCAACTAGCAGACCACGAGGGAAGGAACACCATGTAATTTCTGAGGATGAGTCATAAAAGGCCATGAAACTTTCTGCCCCACTCTTTCCTGAGACATTCGTCCAGACCAGATGGCGAGGCCCAGGTGGTGAGGACCCTAGGCCACTGGCCTTTGGCCCTGGCTAAACTCACAGCCCacagccagcaccaacttgcAGCCATGGGACTGAGCCACTTGGAAGCGGGTCCTCCAGCACACAAGCTACCCCCACGGTTGTTCCTCAGGCAGAGATACGCCTTCCCACCAAGCCCTGCCCAAATTTCAGACTTACAAGTGAAATGAATGATTTCTGCTGTTTTTAGCCACGCAGttttttggggtgatttgttaagACCATCACAGTAATAGAGAACCAGAATGTGGCCTTTGGGTACTCCCATCCCTTCATTTCCATCTGTCTTGCCCTCTTCCCTGCCTTAgcacctctctctctttttctttctttctttctttctttcttttttttttttttaagacagagtctcactctgttgcccaggctagagtgagtgccgtggtgtcagcctagctcacagcaacctcaaactcctgggctcaagcgatcctcctgcctcagcctcccgagtagctgggactacaggcatgtgccaccatgcctggctaattttttctatatatatttttagttgtccagctaatttctatttttttttttttttttttttagtagagacagggtctcgatcttgctcaggctggtcttgaactcctgagctcaaacgatctgctcgccttggcctcccacagtgctaggattacaggcgtgagccactgcgcttagcctctctctctttctttaaaaaagttttattgagatataatccacatacCATACAAGCCACCTATTGACAGTGTATGACTCAGTGGCTTTtcgtatattcagagttgtgcatcCATCAACGCAATCaggtttagaacatttttgttatCCCCTGAAGAAACCCTGCACCCCTTATTTGTCACCCCCTAATCTTGCCTCCCATTTTCATGGTCATATCCTTGTCCTTGCCATTACCAGTAATTTATACCCCTTCTAAActcttgatttttatctttccattctCTGTCCATGCTCATCTTTTCCCCATcacccaaatttttaaaacttccaaaatCACCAGTACCTACAATCCCTTGACCCTGTGACCTTTTCACCATCTCTGACCACCTGTACAgcatcctccctctcctctttcccctgcTTACCTCCCATGGTCCACCAATAAAGTCACGCCCTTGCCTGAAATCCCCTCCAGGGCACTGTGGAGCCAAACTCAACCCTAGTGCATCTTTCACCTACTCTGCCTGCCCAGGGGCACTGAAGGGAGCTGGACCAAAATGGAACACTCATCACTTTATATTCATGACCCCAAATTCCAGCCTGACACTGCTACATGCCCCTGATCAATGTACCCTCTGTCTCTCCAAGATAACCGTTAGCCATCTTTGTTCTCTGCAAACCTCCCACAGCAACTCTCTGTTCTACTTGCACACTCTGCTCATGTTATCAAACTCATTCTCTGTGTTATCGCAGTGGGAGGCAGACtcatggcccccaaagatgtccatgtccgaAGCCCTGAAACCTTTGAATGTATtatcttatatggcaaaagggactttgcagatggacTTAGATTAAGGCTCTGAAATTGGGGAGATGATTCTGGACTacctgggtgggcccagtgtaatcataAAGGTCTGTATAAGAGGGAGGCAGTTAAGGTCTGATTCACAGAAGATGTGAGGATGGATGCAGAAGTCAGAGAGGGGAGAAGATGccccactgctggctttgaaggtggaggaaggggcctcaagccaagaaatgcaggcagcctctagaagctggaaaaggcaaggaaacagattctcccctagagcctccagaaggagcagAGCGCTGCAGacccattttagacttctgacctcaagaactgtatgctaataaatttgtgttgtttaaaccactaagtttgtggtgtttgttacagcagcaacaggaaactaatatacacAGGCTCTCCCATTCCTCGGTATCATTCTCATgtaataatagtatttttaaaactttaacttTG
It encodes:
- the KCNA7 gene encoding potassium voltage-gated channel subfamily A member 7, with product MEPRCPPPCGCCERVVLNVAGLRFETRARTLGRFPDTLLGDPARRGRFYDDVRREYFFDRHRPSFDAVLYYYQSGGRLRRPAHVPLDVFLEEVAFYGLGAAALARLREDEGCPMPPERPLPRRAFARQLWLLFEFPESSQAARVLAVVSVLVILVSIVVFCLETLPDFRDDRDNPGLAAVAAAGPFPARLNGSSPVPGNSPRLPFSDPFFMVETLCICWFSFELLVRLMACPSKAIFFKNVMNLIDFVAILPYFVALGTELARQRGVGQQAMSLAILRVIRLVRVFRIFKLSRHSKGLQILGQTLRASMRELGLLIFFLFIGVVLFSSAVYFAEVDRVDSHFTSIPESFWWAVVTMTTVGYGDMAPVTVGGKIVGSLCAIAGVLTISLPVPVIVSNFSYFYHRETEGEEAGMYSHVDTQPCGTLEGKAKGGLVDGEVPDLPPPLWAPPAKHLVTEV